The genomic segment TAGCAATGAATTTAGAGTAGATTTCCTTGCAACTCACgaaaaaggcaataaaaaaaccaattcctATTGGAGATTTATTGTACACTGGCACACAAATCAAGAGacagggagagagagagtgagagagggagagggggagagagagagagagagagagaagcaacTGAAGCCACGCCAGAGACCCACCAATTATACATGCCGCCTTAAGAGTGatgattccaacactgcccaaaAAAGCCGTGAAAGGAGCCCCCACAAATCCCCACTTCAATGTGGCGGGCAACTTCACACACTAGCGCTCGCATTATATTGCGAgggctagtttttttttattttaatttggttttttaattaattaatttttttatttgatttttaattttttaataaattttaagtatTTATACTTTTGCCCCCTATTCTTAGATGACTTTTCTAACTAGTCCTGATACTCATCTCACACGAGCCCAATAAAAACTCaaccaaagaaaagaaagatgagGAAAATAAATTACCACACTTAATTAGGTTCTTTTGGTCTTATCATGAcctgaattataaatttagcaTATTAAATAGTTACtctgaaattatttttggtCAATGGGCGACTGTAATAAAGAAGTTCAATCGTATGATCGTTTCTCTACATGTCAGAGTCATCACTGTTTGCTGCATGGCATGTTGATGTTATCCTGCAACATGCCATTCTGCTTTTTCAGTAGCTTTCGGCTGTGTGACTTCTTCAATCGATGACCTTAATTCGTTCATCGCTGTAAGACTTAAAGttaaccaccaccaccaccaccttcttccaccaccaccaccaccatcttcTTCGATGAAATAAAGGAGTTCGTTATCTGATGTCTTCAATGGTGAAAATTAACCAGTTAATGAGGGTGACCCGCCTTCAAAAGGGCAAGTAATTTAAGAGCCTATTAATGCCCTATGTGGTATATAATATCAACTTCTCGATAAGTTTGGTGGGCTAGTAAATACGAAAATCAGTAAAGGATACCAATACTTTAAAAACTTTAGCTTCACAGAAATGATTAGTAATTACcttctcttttctattttttctttctgtggGTTAGCCAGCATCGACAATGAATCCTGAAGCCATATGAAAAGCTTGAGAATCTTTGGTTATGATTTTCGACTTTCCATTCCATAAATATAATTAGTATGTTTTGCAGTGTACATAgtagcatttattttttaatgatgtttttttatttttaaaattttaattttgatattggtatattaaaacaattcaagatatacaaattatattaaattttagtaaaataaaaaataaaaaaataaattttttaaaaatatgatgcaACCGTGTTCCCAAACGATTGTATTTCATGAAACAAAGCATAATTACTCACTCATAGTGCCCCCTTGAAAGGTTATGAGTTCTTATTATTATATCTTGGATCATATTAACCTtgaataaatctaatattttgcACATCAACTGAGAAACAAAGTTTATAGATCATTTCTTATTAGATTCtccaaagtttttttatttctatagaGGGTTTTTTAGGTTGATCTTAAATGTTTTATACTGTGTGGGTTTTTCCTGGctttcaagtttttaaaaatacttgaaaaacaactatttttctagaattaattataaattaatttaatttttttaataattgtaggGGGTTTTTGTTtcccaaaaaataacaaaaaatcaatgaaaaaaacataaataatatacaaCAACACAAGCAAgagtgaaaattaatttttcgaGAAATTACGTCtgtaaatcattaataaaaatctatatataaaacCTAATCTTCAAACACTTTATTCATAAGAACCCAGaacaaagattaaaaacaaatatcagaCACCCACCGAACtcacaacaacaataataaaataaaataaaaaacataaattgatTATCACTATTGATGAGAACCCTTCTAATTAACGGTAAAATCATGACCTaacctaattaattttatatattgatgaaaTGATTCCTCCTAGCTCCTCCCCCAGTTATTCCTTATGCTCTAGTTTTGACAGACACATTTGGATGAGGGCAGCTGAGTGGGGCTCACAGAACATCTCTAGACACCTCACCTTCTTCTCCAAATAAACAAAGTCTCAATACAGAGAACCCTAAATCCTTTCTTTCTCCTCCACACATTTGACATTCCCCTCCTTGTGGCTGCAAGTAAGCGAAAAGATATAGATTTCACTCGCTCCACCATCTGCCACGTTGGATTTTTGCCATGTCAACATAATCTTACAAGATCTTTTTCCATATATAATCCCTTGAAATATTACAAGATTATATTAACTATTTCaaaattaactatataaatGATCCGTAATTTATAGTATCTTTGGGCTCTTAgatattaatttcttgtaatttcattatatttttttgaggcttttataatttatttttatttaattaaaaaaagacgtGGCCATGGTTGTGCCACGACCATCAACCACGCCCGATAAGAAGATCACTTCCTGCCCAAACATTTCTTGGGCCTCTGCATttctttataatatcaaaacaaataaataattaacataAGGTGGACGTCGGGGAGTCGATGTGGCTATAAATTACTCCCTATGCATAGAACAATTTGATATCATGCCGGTGAATCTCCTTTTCTAGAAGCAAATAGGGTTACCATAAAGTTTTTTAATGCAGAaaatgtgttaaaaataaaaaaaatattataaatttggttttatatttgTGAGAagatcatcataaaaaaaaatattcttgaaagtAGTGTTATGCTTCGAGGAcgggagagggggggggggggggagaaatAGAAAATAGTATGAAAAGTCGAGGGATTGGATAAACAGAGTATGGGCCCACATGAAACTTAGGCCGTAGCATATGAAATGGGCAGGTGGGCGTCACGTGGGTCAGTAGTTATCGTGGACTAGGTTTGTCCACGTAGGATAGATTGGAATCTGCCGGCCCCTAAGTGTCTCATCCTTAAACCAGAAAAATATCTCGGGGGactaaactaaatttttaattctcttAGTTAATTACCCCTGCAAAACCCAGCTATATTTTAGCTCCGTAATTCTTTTGACACGTGGCACGCAAGTAGGCTCGATATAATTATATCAGTAATTTAAGATTAAGCTTCGAGCATTATTCCTGTACTAGATAAGTGTCTCGTTATACATCGTTGAGcatgtcaaatttattttctaatatataaacaaaattcaaaGGAAATTAGGTTTCTGATTCTATGAATTCAACAAGCTcagataatttaataatataattatatatataaaaatcatgataataaaaaaacaaaaataaattaaaaacaatgactaataaaattatattctctaaatatttttaaaatttctcaataattttatttgatgacataaaaaataaataaatgagaaagaaataactttgtaaagagaaaaaaaattaaaacttaggTCTCGTTTATTTCACAGATACCTAAGTTttagaaatcacttttcaaacttttatatgtttgtttgttatcagaaaaatttattaatgaaaaacactttttagttaaagaaaaatttagcttgattttcaggaaagagtttttcttttattttgggcagaaaacactttctagaagttgtaaaaaatttagaaatgtcatgttatttgctgattatatcaaatttggttctcaaacttttaattgctctatattttgttttgaatctttttttttaattttatccctatgaatttaatttgatttgatttttatatcaactttagtccttattttttatgattgttatttgtttttttaattgaaattttttatctatcatatttggtcctcattcttttaattgttatttatcttatttgaaataatttataaaattatatttttttaatttcatcatctttcaacttttttatttgttaggtttaatctccattattttgattgttatttatttttttgagataatttctgaaattaatttttttttcaattttattctcattcaatttttgaatttgtaatatttgtccttcattattttaaaaacatgaaaaaaatattaacaatttattttccagctcatttttcatgatatagtCAAACACTATacagtgttttccaacttatttcaCATGTTAccaccaaacatcgaaaaataattcacttttcaggaatctattttccaagaaaattactttccaaagAAACCACTTaccaaaagaaaactattttccaacaaacaaatagggttttaaatttcaataaatcaaacgccaaataatgaattaaaaaacacatatttttaaaaataaccaaaaagcTCAAATACAGTCAGCATGCTAAAATCACAATCGATCATGAAACTAGGATAATCTCACGCAAAAGAAAGTGAATAGAGCAATGGAAGTCAAGTCTCAAATAAACTAGATAAcaaaaggtgaaattaaaaaaaattgagtaaaCTTTTTGTTAACTCGACTAACTCATGACTCGGGACACGAGATTAGGATaatcacatagaaaaaaaaacgaaaaaaatcacgaagctCGAAACCCAATAATATAatgtagaatgataaaattgagaaaatcaattttaaaataagaacCTAGAAAATAATTAGATCGAGTTAATCTTTAAAACTCGTGACCCTGAGAGCAAGAtcatctaaaattttttttaaaaaatcaaatataaatttgaaaaaacaaaataaataacaggcataaaaaagaaattctggaagctttctttttcttcatggcAAGAAACCCCGCACAGGTGACTTCGAGCGCATGATtcctaaaaactaaattaatccAAGCGTTTCGATCTGAATAGTCAATTTCTAGGAATCAAGGGAGACTTTTGATTACAACTCGTAATTTATTATATACCTTCGGTCCAGTTCACACTTGAATATTGAAGCAGAAGTTGTGTGGACATGCTTCTTCCGAGAAAtggcatatattaaaaaagtcgATTAAACATCTTGTTAGCCTCATTGGCAAAGCAAATTCCAGCCCTAATTGAAAGCAAAGTCTTTCCATAGATGCTGCTGAAGGCAGCAGCCAGCtagatcttttttatttttaatctcacaTCAACCCTAGATTCCCCATGAAACTCCCAAAACACCCCCCGTGGAAAAAATATCCCataattaaatgcaaaaaattAGGGTAGTTTCCGTTATTTACTACATCTTGCACGCCTgccctttctctcctctctcagaACTCCTTTCCCCTTCCCTAAAAAACCACCAAACCCAACAAGGACATAGACAGAGAAGCAAAAGGAGAGAATGAAAGGGTGTGAGCTATGTGGGAGTTCAGCAAGAATGTTCTGTGAATCAGACCAGGCTAGTTTATGTTGGGATTGTGATGAGAAAGTACACTCTGCCAACTTCCTTGTTGCAAAGCATTGTAGAACCCTTCTTTGTCAAGTGTGTCAATCTCCAACTCCTTGGAAATCCTCAGGGTCTAAACTTGCCCCTACCGTTTCTGTATGTGAATCCTGTTTTGCTgtccataaaaataataaaaaacaactccaaGATCTGAACGTCATGGCTAGTGATCAAGAAAGCCGAGAAGCCGGAAATGATTATGACGAGTCTGAAACTGATCGAGAAttcgacgacgacgacgacgacgacacTGATGATGATAGTGATGAATATGACGAGGAGGAAGACGAGGAGGAAGATGGAGACAACCAGGTGGTGCCATGGTCAGGTCTTACTGCATCTTCTTCGCCATCAATTGCGCCACCTGtggctagttcttctagcagtgaAGAGGAGATTTCCTGTGCTGGTGGGAATGGGTTCTTGAAACGGATGCGAGACAGTAATGTTGATCTTGATTCTGATGTAAgtctctttttcttgttctttcatctctttgccattttttttatattagtttttagaGGGCAcattttaataattgaatttgtGGATCTTAGGAAATATTGggtcttcttcctcttcctttttAGGTTACAAACTTTGGGTTTGGTTAATACATTTAATGTTGGATAAATGCAGGATGAAACTGGATGTTCCTCTTCGCATAATTTAAGAGATGGAAGCATGAGCACCGAGGAAGGGAATTCTTTGAGTTCATCAAGGCCATGGAAGCAAGCAAGAACAAGCGTTCATGTAGAAGAAGATGGTCATGATGGTCAAGCAATGTCAAGATCATCGGCTATCATAGACTCCCTGAAGAGACTGCAGAAAGACTTGGTCGCGAATGGAGAAAACGCGTCTGCTGCTATTCTTGGGATCTGCGAATTGAGCAGAGATCAGAGCCTTTGATTTCTGCCCCccctaactttttttatatgattaattaGTAACCATATAGTTTTTGAACCATAACTATTtagtatttcattttattttgaagcTTGTTTTAGTAGCTGGTTGTGTTTGTCTTCATGGTTTTGTACATGAGATGGTATTTGGTTCAATGGTTAATGCAATATTACCTTATGCTATTTGttcttcattgtttttcttgatttaccCATGGAAAAAGTGATTTTCTGTGTGCTTCTCCTAACATTCTCGACTTGCTAGCTTGCTATTGTCAATTATTTAGGAGTAGAAATGGTAGATGATTCGCCATTCCCCCATTCTTATAACTACTTTTGTTACAATAAGACGTTGCTCTACACTAGAGAAATAAGAAAGATCACTGATCCATGTAAATTTCAACCCTTGAGTCTTGACCGATGCTGACTGAGGCTATGAACTCAATGCTTTATTGTAAATGTTAGTTACATTTCGGCTTATATGAAGAAAAGATGATCAGATCGAAGCTTGTATTCGATGATCCATTTACTGAGCACCTCGATGCAAAATAATTAATGGATTGTAAATTCCTAGTTGGCCATTTATGCTAACTTCTctttaagaaaaggaaaggaaatgatagattaaaaacacaactttttaaagataaatttgatataattaaacatataaaaatagatataaaaacccatttttctcataaaaaatgTTTAGATCCATGTAaatttacttcttcttttttaagataACGTAATATGGGATTCCTGGTTATCTAGTTCATAACGGATGTACATGTACCCAGCTCAGGTTGATGGAGTAATCGATGAGGAACAGAAAGGGACGTAGGGGAGGTTGTCTGGCCATTACGTTGCAAAATTCAGGACCATCCATAGCCAAAGGAGTCTGTAGTATAGACTGTATTATGGGCTACTTCTCCTTCCCACCACATATCGTTGCATGCCTAGCAAAAAAGGTCAGCAGCTGTCACGTATCAACTGGCAGAGTCCATACTCCATGCTGACATAGCTGCTCCTCTCTTTGAATATAAACGGGATGCCATTGTAGCGAAAGATGAAATGAACAGGAGCAATGGAAGATACCCAGAACGAGAAAGTTAATATGTGGTTTTGAGCGGACCAAATGTTCTTGAAGTCAAGAGCGGCTGGTTTTTGTGGTAGCACGCCATGAACGTGGGCTACAAATGAGAATAGAGTGTGTGGCTGGTATGAAACAAAACCCCACTAGAATTTAGCATAAAATAAGTAAAGAAGAAGTCCACTTGCGTGGCTTTATACGGTTTTGGAGATAATTTCCCTTAATTTATAATAGAGGGCATTGAACTTTGATTTCATCTGTGGTTTTGATTCGACGATTTTTGATTTCTTATCTTCATTACTGTGGAAGTTATTTTTCGTGTCGAGTGTTACCTGGTTGAAAATTAATATCTTGGTTTGGCTTTGTCATCTAGATGCTAGTGTTTTTTCTCGCTGTCGgtcggattaatttttttaaaattaactttttaataattttaacttattttaatgagttgatatcaatataatctttttaatatatttttatataaaagatattttaaaaaaacatttccatCACAAACTCAAACACTATCGTAAACCAAGCttaaataagattaaaagactaattatgaatattttaataaagatatttttttagatagtgTGGGTCATtggttaaagtattttttatttaaaaatatattaaaataatatttttatttatttaatattaaaataacctaaaaatattaaaaaaatcaatttcaaaaaaacaaattctaattttacaagaaaaaagacGGTTGCCTCCACGTAGACAAACATTGTATTAATAAATAGGGAAAATTAAAGCGAAGGGCCCTTCCCATCTAGTTGAATCGAGGAAGCAATTATTTGTGTCCTACGATATGATATGAATATTGTATTCTGCCTTTGAAGTTATAGACCAATTTTACAATTTGAATAGCTGGAAAGGACCATCAAgtttgacaagaaaatattagatAAACAAGAAAGGTTAAAACCACGTGTACAGCTTGATAagatctgtttatttttatattttaaaaatgttttttaaaaaattaaaattttttattttttttagtttaaattcatatatatatttagtgtttttagattattttgatgtattgatattaaaaataattttttaaaaataaaaaaattattttaatacatttccgagtgaaaaacactttgaaaagcaaccactaccacaTTCTCAAACACCCCCAAGTAAAAATCTAAAAGACATGTGATTTTAGCTGTAAAGCCAGCACTATTCACATGCAcacaaaacattatggatttattgtgtattttttaataatttattttggtcatcaaagtttaattttgaACGATTTGATCCTAACTAAAAaccaaattggaagaaaatagaCCAGATTAAAAAAGACGTCAAACATGGGTAGCGTGTGAGAAGTTTCAGGAAAGATGCATTTTAGTCCTCGCAGTTTAAAAATAACGCAAATTGTACAATTTTggtatctcaatatttttccaattcaattttcataaaaaaaattcatttttgttatcGTTTGGTCCTTAGTtgagaaaggagaaagaaaaagcaaGAGGTCCCTGGATTTTCTTGGtaaaaagataaagatgttGTTGACATTGATTTAGGTTACCAAAATATTccatatttatttcaaatgatTTCATTTGATAAGTAGGGTTcatattagatgttttttaCCCATAAAACATATCTAAGTTCTGGTTGATTGTTTTATTTCTGATTGATTTTgggataattttttgttttttaggtcaTATATAGGTTTATCATAGTTTTCTAAGATGTTTTGGGTTGAAAAACAAGTATTTGGGTCAAACAACATTAAACTCTGACTTTCTAGCCACCACAGTGGCCGGAATCAAGGCAAAAATGAGCGAcactgctaatttttttttcaaaaaacttttgGGCAAACAACATGTGGTTTGCcccaaatgcaaaaaaaaaaaggggtggcGGGGCTCGATTGCCCTGGTAGGCTAGTGCGTGGGACCTAACAAATGGGCGATGTAGACTGGCCTGGCTTGAGAGGTGGGCTGGCCTAGCTTGCTAGGCTTAGTAGcgctgactttttttttttaattcatacttctttttatatgctttttttttaaaaaaataaattatttatatttagactaatactcattctctcttttattttatttagagccTCTTTtaattgacaattattttttttttgttaagcatttaatttttgaagagattttttttaattcatctataagttttttttatacgttgtataaatatttttttttcagtcttgtatagtatttttattttattctattctattgaatcaatttgatatatatctatttttattattatttaatttaaaaaataattttattatataaatttaataaataaaattaaattaatatctcaTCTTCTAAGATGAGATATTTGTTGCGGGAAGAATCTCTCAAATCCCATGAGAAAAGAAAGCCTCAAAATTTGGCCCCCATTGAAAGTCAACGATATTTCATAGGCTCAGTATCAACTTGTTAGGAGCTTCTCAACGATTTTGTTGCTTGCATGAATAGTTTGACCATTTCCTTTATCTTTCACCATGGGGAGCTCAGGATATTTAGTCAGAAATTCAGAAGGTGACCTTGCATGGCATGAGAACACAATCTAAGAAAACATGAGTAAAACAAGAAAGCCATCAATTAATCTCTTAGTTTCTGGTACGAAAACATTGACATGTTTCCAGTCAAGACTTCAACATGTCAGCAACATCCTTTCTCATCATTACAAACACACACTTGCTAAGGTAACCCAACCAGTTGTCCCAGCCGGCAACTGTCCTACATTGTCAACTATTACAAAACCCGGAGCTCTCAAGTCAATCATGCGCCGAGAAAAACCCGAATATTTTTGCCCACAAACTGGGAACCTGTCGTCAATTCTTCTTTACACACAAACTGTACTTTAGCTTATTGGGTTGCTTGATTTCAGTTTACAAGTTCAGTTATGATTAACTTATTCATAAAGAGCTAATAACCAACTTCGTAACTGGGAACAA from the Populus nigra chromosome 1, ddPopNigr1.1, whole genome shotgun sequence genome contains:
- the LOC133686560 gene encoding uncharacterized protein LOC133686560, coding for MKGCELCGSSARMFCESDQASLCWDCDEKVHSANFLVAKHCRTLLCQVCQSPTPWKSSGSKLAPTVSVCESCFAVHKNNKKQLQDLNVMASDQESREAGNDYDESETDREFDDDDDDDTDDDSDEYDEEEDEEEDGDNQVVPWSGLTASSSPSIAPPVASSSSSEEEISCAGGNGFLKRMRDSNVDLDSDDETGCSSSHNLRDGSMSTEEGNSLSSSRPWKQARTSVHVEEDGHDGQAMSRSSAIIDSLKRLQKDLVANGENASAAILGICELSRDQSL